The Nomia melanderi isolate GNS246 chromosome 13, iyNomMela1, whole genome shotgun sequence sequence TCTGAGGCATCAACCAAAGAGTCCAAAAACCATTCATCACCTTGTGAGTTATTCAACTGTATGTGTGCTTAGAGTAgccacttttattttatttctttatgttcatttatatagtaatattaatgttcTTAAATGTTAACCATACATTTGTTGCTTGCATTCCCTTATTGTTTATGTAATAGTTATATTTTTGATATCGATTCACCGCAAActagtttttatatatgttgTAACAAATGTTATCACACTTTGATTGTTtgtaaagtatttattaaatatcgtaTAATTTGCTTTCAATGTTTGTAAGagctatattttatttgacaaaGCATCAGAGTGTtcttaatgaatatatatatatatacacaatctTTTTATCTACTAGAGCAcataatattttcttgtttctttgttCAGCAATGCCATGGTTTGGTATGGATATAGGTGGTACATTATGCAAACTGGTATACTTTGAGCCAAAAGATATTACAAGGGATGAAGCTGATGCAGAGGtagaagttttaaaaaatattaggcGGTATTTAGTTAAAAATTCAGCGTATGGGAAAACAGGTCACAGAGATACGCATTTACAGGTGTGGTTCCAAAATAATTAAGCTTTTTGAATACTTAGaaaagtatatgtatataaatattacattatttgtattatagatGGACAATGTTTGTATAAGAGGCAGACATGGTACATTGCATTTTATCAGATTTCCTACAAGCGAAATGGGAAACTTTTTAGCACTAGCAAGGTCCAAGGGTATGGCTAGTCTTGTAACAACAGTTTGTGCTACTGGCGGTGGagcatttaaatttgaaaagaattttgaaCAAGTGagacttcattttttaaaaattatgttctgacattttaaaaatataagtatatcaaataaatttctttacagGAAGTAAATATGAATTTAGCAAAATTTGACGAGTTAGATAGTTTAATACGTGGTATGCTTTACATAGAGACAACAAATCCACGTGAATGTTATTACTGGTCTCATCCTACGGATGATAGTAAATGTCAGAAAGTTCCTTACGACTTTTCTGAACCCTATCCATTCTTGGTATGTTCATTTTTAAAAGTGTCTTCTATGCATCTTTAAATGTgtactttatatttcataattttatgttttaGCTTGTAAATATAGGGTCAGGAGTAAGCATATTAGCAGTTTATGGGCcggataattataaaagaatttctgGCACCAGGTATGTTATTTCTTAAGTATTGTTAGCTGAAGAAGATGTACAAAGAAATTTTGATATTGATTCATTTGTTTCACATTTAGTCTAGGTGGTGGTACATTTTTAGGATTATGTTGTTTATTAACTGGATGCAACACTTTTGAAGAGGCAATAGAATTAGCAACTGGAGGTGATAATACCAGAGTGGACAAATTAGTTAAAGATATTTATGGTGGAGACTATGGACCGTTTGGTCTTCCTGGAGATCTTGTTGCAAGCAGGTATTGTTTTTAATCAGATAATACGTCGTACCTTTACTTTTCAGTtgtataacaaattttttatttaagacATTTTCTTGCATATTTTGATCATCTGTGTAGTTTTGGTCAAATGAATTCTAAGGAACGTCGTAATGAAGTTAGAAAAGAAGATCTTGCGCACGCAACGCTTGTTACCATTACTAACAATATTGGTTCTATCGCACGTATGTGCGCTGTGAACGAAAAAATTGAAAGGGTAATATACAATTCTTGTGGCTATTTTATATAAGGTTGTTTGTTCCGATGTAATAACTATTTTCCTCGAAAATTTTAGGTAGTATTTGCGGGTAATTTTCTTAGGGTAAATCGTATATCAATGAAACTTCTGGCCTATGCAATGGATTATTGGTCCAAAGGAACAATGAAAGCTTTGTTCTTAGAACACGaggtaaaatatattaaaataattttttaaataattgatgaaAATGATGTTAAActattgttttctttctttaattacaGGGTTACTTCGGTGCAGTAGGATGTCTGCTCCAATTCAATGGTGAAACCAGTTAAAGTTATAGAAAATTGCATAATATATAGCATTCCATTTGATACTCCAGTTTAAATGAATCTTTTTAAAGTGGTTATCcaattgtttaatatagctatttatttttgttatataatatttaattttttgagGACGATTGTATATGTTGTATATGCAAGTATAATGCTACATGAAATTTTAACAAAAGCGGAAACCTGAGGTCAGGATcgtattatctttatattta is a genomic window containing:
- the fbl gene encoding pantothenate kinase 3 fbl isoform X2; its protein translation is MSPQSYKNHITSKVMASNGFAHSEASTKESKNHSSPSMPWFGMDIGGTLCKLVYFEPKDITRDEADAEVEVLKNIRRYLVKNSAYGKTGHRDTHLQMDNVCIRGRHGTLHFIRFPTSEMGNFLALARSKGMASLVTTVCATGGGAFKFEKNFEQEVNMNLAKFDELDSLIRGMLYIETTNPRECYYWSHPTDDSKCQKVPYDFSEPYPFLLVNIGSGVSILAVYGPDNYKRISGTSLGGGTFLGLCCLLTGCNTFEEAIELATGGDNTRVDKLVKDIYGGDYGPFGLPGDLVASRHFLAYFDHLCSFGQMNSKERRNEVRKEDLAHATLVTITNNIGSIARMCAVNEKIERVVFAGNFLRVNRISMKLLAYAMDYWSKGTMKALFLEHEGYFGAVGCLLQFNGETS
- the fbl gene encoding pantothenate kinase 3 fbl isoform X1 — protein: MSPQSYKNHITSKVMASNGFAHSEASTKESKNHSSPCELFNSMPWFGMDIGGTLCKLVYFEPKDITRDEADAEVEVLKNIRRYLVKNSAYGKTGHRDTHLQMDNVCIRGRHGTLHFIRFPTSEMGNFLALARSKGMASLVTTVCATGGGAFKFEKNFEQEVNMNLAKFDELDSLIRGMLYIETTNPRECYYWSHPTDDSKCQKVPYDFSEPYPFLLVNIGSGVSILAVYGPDNYKRISGTSLGGGTFLGLCCLLTGCNTFEEAIELATGGDNTRVDKLVKDIYGGDYGPFGLPGDLVASRHFLAYFDHLCSFGQMNSKERRNEVRKEDLAHATLVTITNNIGSIARMCAVNEKIERVVFAGNFLRVNRISMKLLAYAMDYWSKGTMKALFLEHEGYFGAVGCLLQFNGETS
- the fbl gene encoding pantothenate kinase 3 fbl isoform X3 encodes the protein MSPQSYKNHITSKVMASNGFAHSEASTKESKNHSSPCELFNSMPWFGMDIGGTLCKLVYFEPKDITRDEADAEVEVLKNIRRYLVKNSAYGKTGHRDTHLQMDNVCIRGRHGTLHFIRFPTSEMGNFLALARSKGMASLVTTVCATGGGAFKFEKNFEQEVNMNLAKFDELDSLIRGMLYIETTNPRECYYWSHPTDDSKCQKVPYDFSEPYPFLLVNIGSGVSILAVYGPDNYKRISGTSLGGGTFLGLCCLLTGCNTFEEAIELATGGDNTRVDKLVKDIYGGDYGPFGLPGDLVASSFGQMNSKERRNEVRKEDLAHATLVTITNNIGSIARMCAVNEKIERVVFAGNFLRVNRISMKLLAYAMDYWSKGTMKALFLEHEGYFGAVGCLLQFNGETS
- the fbl gene encoding pantothenate kinase 3 fbl isoform X4, encoding MLEMILPAMPWFGMDIGGTLCKLVYFEPKDITRDEADAEVEVLKNIRRYLVKNSAYGKTGHRDTHLQMDNVCIRGRHGTLHFIRFPTSEMGNFLALARSKGMASLVTTVCATGGGAFKFEKNFEQEVNMNLAKFDELDSLIRGMLYIETTNPRECYYWSHPTDDSKCQKVPYDFSEPYPFLLVNIGSGVSILAVYGPDNYKRISGTSLGGGTFLGLCCLLTGCNTFEEAIELATGGDNTRVDKLVKDIYGGDYGPFGLPGDLVASRHFLAYFDHLCSFGQMNSKERRNEVRKEDLAHATLVTITNNIGSIARMCAVNEKIERVVFAGNFLRVNRISMKLLAYAMDYWSKGTMKALFLEHEGYFGAVGCLLQFNGETS